GCCGAACCGGTCGAGCTGGGCGGCGCCGAGGAAGCCGACGTCGACCAGCCCGCCCTGCAGGTAGTAGCTGAACAGCTCGACCATGCTCATGGCGGCCGTCGCCCCCGTGACCAGGCACGGGTCGCCGATGGAGAGGGGCAGCCGGGCCGGCCGGGCCCCGTACACCCCCGACTCGTAGATCAGCTCGATCGCCGGGGCGACGGTCCGCTGGGCCAGGGCGACGGCGATGTTGGGCAGGCCGATGCCGACGAAGCAGACCCGCTTGCCGGCCAGGGCCCGCGCCCCGGCCACCACCAGCATCTCGTTCTTGGAGAAGTCGCCCATCAGCGGTAGTCCCCGTAGTCGACCGACCCGGAAAGGGCCGGCGCCGGGGTCAGCTCGGCCCACCGCTCCGTCCCGAGCTTCTCCACGTACTCCTCGTGGGTCGCCGTCCCGTGGACCCACTCGTCCAGCCATCCTTCGAGCGCCTCGGGGTCGCGGCTGATCCTGTCCCACTCCAGGTAGAAGCGGTTGTCGCGGTCGTAGTAGCCCTGGGCGTAGGAGGGGTGGGCGCCGCGCGGGCAGACCACCACCGCGTCCACCTTGATGCCTGGGATCAGGGTCCGGTTGGGGTCGGCCCGCACGACTTCCTCGGCCACCAGCTCCTCGACGACCACGATCACCCGGCTGGCCGCGAACGCCGCCTCCTTCTGGCAGCCGGTCAGGCCCCAGATCTGGGTGTCGCCGGCGGCGTCGGCCCGCTGGGCGTGGACCACGGCCACGTCCGGGTTCAGGGGCGGCACCGCGAACACCGGCTCGCCCCCGAACGGGGAGGTGACCGGGCGGATGTTGGGGTTGACCTTCGGCAGGTCGGTCTCGAAATAGGACCGCAGCGGCCAGAACGGCAGGTTGGCCGCGCCGGCGGCGTAGTGCCCGACCATCCCGAAGTGGCTGTACTCCTCCAGCTCCAGCGGAGCCGGGTCGTGGTGCTCGACCCGGCGGCGGATGGCGTGCAGCGACCCCACCCCCGGGTTCCCCATC
The Actinomycetota bacterium genome window above contains:
- a CDS encoding CoA-transferase; this translates as MVRDGDTLAIEGFTHLISFAAGHEVIRQRRRDLTLCRLTPDVVYDQMVGAGVASKLVFSWMGNPGVGSLHAIRRRVEHHDPAPLELEEYSHFGMVGHYAAGAANLPFWPLRSYFETDLPKVNPNIRPVTSPFGGEPVFAVPPLNPDVAVVHAQRADAAGDTQIWGLTGCQKEAAFAASRVIVVVEELVAEEVVRADPNRTLIPGIKVDAVVVCPRGAHPSYAQGYYDRDNRFYLEWDRISRDPEALEGWLDEWVHGTATHEEYVEKLGTERWAELTPAPALSGSVDYGDYR